A single window of Neisseria chenwenguii DNA harbors:
- the uhpT gene encoding hexose-6-phosphate:phosphate antiporter, translated as MSFLAIDKIPNKGIPIAEQRRMWLRQFLKAFMVVFVTYMCMYLIRNNFKAAQPMMKEQLGLSTLDLGYIGLAFSITYGLGKTAVGYYISDKNTKKSISYMLIGASLTVLSMGFLLSAYGSVIGIFIVLWGLNGVFQAAGGPASYSTISRWAPRTERGRYLGFWNMSHNIGGAIAGGLALWGANVFFGGNVLGMFIFPAVIALIIGVAGLFIGKDDPEELGWNRCEEIFGEPVEEENNQADEMPMWQAFKQFVLKNPWIWILCTANIFVYIVRIGIDNWAPLYVTEELGFGKLDAVNTIFYFEVGAMLASMSWGYVSDLLNGRRAAVAVSCMVAIIFAVMLYRNATSVMMVNVSLFLLGALIFGPQLLIGISLVGFVPKKGISVANGMTGTFGYLFGDSVAKVGLAAIADPERGGLTVFGHTLHGWSDVFVVFYAALFAGIVLLVAVAFGEEKRIRHMKQQLGEH; from the coding sequence ATGTCGTTTCTCGCTATCGACAAAATTCCCAATAAGGGTATTCCCATTGCCGAACAGCGGCGGATGTGGCTGCGGCAGTTTTTGAAGGCCTTTATGGTAGTGTTTGTTACTTATATGTGTATGTATCTGATTCGTAACAACTTCAAAGCCGCACAGCCGATGATGAAGGAGCAGCTCGGGCTGTCGACGCTGGATTTGGGCTATATCGGCTTGGCGTTCAGCATTACCTACGGGTTGGGCAAAACAGCGGTCGGTTATTACATCAGCGATAAAAATACCAAAAAATCCATCTCTTATATGCTGATCGGCGCGTCGCTGACGGTGTTGTCGATGGGTTTTTTATTGAGCGCCTACGGTTCGGTCATCGGGATTTTTATCGTGCTTTGGGGGTTGAACGGCGTCTTTCAGGCGGCGGGCGGACCGGCTTCGTATTCGACCATTTCGCGCTGGGCGCCGCGTACCGAGCGCGGGCGCTATCTGGGCTTTTGGAACATGTCGCATAACATCGGCGGCGCCATTGCGGGCGGTTTGGCCTTGTGGGGCGCGAACGTGTTTTTCGGTGGCAATGTGCTGGGGATGTTTATTTTTCCGGCGGTGATTGCGCTGATTATCGGCGTGGCCGGGCTGTTTATCGGCAAGGACGATCCGGAAGAGCTGGGCTGGAACCGCTGCGAGGAGATTTTCGGCGAGCCGGTGGAAGAGGAAAACAATCAGGCCGACGAAATGCCGATGTGGCAGGCGTTTAAGCAGTTTGTTTTGAAAAATCCGTGGATTTGGATTTTGTGTACGGCGAATATTTTCGTCTATATCGTGCGCATCGGCATTGATAACTGGGCGCCGCTGTATGTGACCGAGGAGCTGGGCTTCGGAAAACTCGATGCGGTCAATACGATTTTCTATTTCGAAGTCGGCGCGATGCTGGCGAGCATGAGCTGGGGCTATGTTTCCGACCTGCTCAACGGACGGCGCGCGGCGGTGGCCGTGAGCTGCATGGTGGCGATTATTTTCGCGGTGATGCTTTATCGGAACGCAACCAGCGTGATGATGGTGAACGTGTCGCTGTTTCTTTTGGGTGCGCTGATTTTCGGCCCGCAGCTTCTGATCGGGATTTCGTTGGTCGGTTTCGTGCCGAAAAAAGGCATCAGCGTGGCCAACGGGATGACGGGTACGTTTGGCTATCTCTTCGGCGACTCGGTGGCGAAAGTCGGTCTGGCCGCCATCGCCGACCCCGAACGCGGCGGCCTGACGGTGTTCGGCCATACGCTGCACGGTTGGTCGGATGTGTTCGTCGTCTTTTACGCTGCGCTGTTTGCAGGGATTGTCCTGCTGGTGGCGGTGGCCTTCGGAGAGGAAAAACGAATCCGCCATATGAAACAGCAGCTTGGGGAACATTGA
- a CDS encoding MerR family transcriptional regulator: MQQFFVVQHDGSLINGLQDCPVRLDYGVRSNARITMYIKEFSAQTGLSADTLRFYEKEGLLMPERDGNGYRIYGARDADWIGFILRLKEMGVPLAQIKEYARLRHLGNETIPERFVILQEHQKALAEKQKILAEHQDFLERKLAVYRAAMNKN; this comes from the coding sequence TTGCAGCAGTTTTTCGTTGTCCAGCATGATGGCTCCTTAATCAATGGTTTGCAGGATTGCCCGGTCAGGTTAGACTATGGAGTGCGCTCCAATGCAAGGATAACCATGTACATCAAAGAATTTTCGGCACAAACAGGGCTGTCGGCCGATACGCTGCGTTTTTATGAAAAAGAAGGGCTGCTGATGCCCGAGCGGGACGGCAACGGCTATCGGATTTACGGCGCTCGCGATGCAGATTGGATAGGATTCATTCTGCGGCTGAAAGAAATGGGCGTGCCGCTGGCGCAAATTAAAGAATATGCCCGCCTGCGCCATCTCGGCAATGAAACAATTCCCGAACGGTTTGTTATTTTGCAGGAGCATCAAAAAGCGTTGGCCGAAAAACAGAAAATCTTGGCGGAACACCAAGATTTTCTGGAGCGAAAACTGGCTGTGTATCGAGCAGCAATGAATAAAAATTAG
- a CDS encoding carboxymuconolactone decarboxylase family protein — protein sequence MLDNEKLLQRGLEQLDIVDGEHGRSVADTLAGIAPDLGQYLIILFGEIYSRPQLDLKQRELVTLTALAAQGGCEKQLRVHVNAALNVGLARDEIIETFVHCIPYLGFPKVLNAVFVAKEVFEQRK from the coding sequence ATGCTGGACAACGAAAAACTGCTGCAACGCGGCTTGGAACAATTGGACATTGTCGACGGGGAACACGGCCGTTCCGTGGCCGATACGCTTGCCGGTATCGCGCCCGATTTGGGGCAGTACCTGATTATTCTTTTCGGCGAAATATACAGCCGCCCGCAGCTTGATTTGAAACAGCGCGAACTCGTTACGCTGACGGCGCTGGCGGCGCAGGGCGGCTGCGAAAAACAGCTCCGCGTCCACGTCAACGCCGCGCTCAACGTCGGGCTTGCCCGCGACGAAATCATCGAAACGTTTGTCCACTGCATACCCTATCTGGGTTTCCCGAAAGTATTGAATGCGGTGTTCGTGGCCAAAGAAGTGTTTGAACAGCGGAAATAA
- a CDS encoding NnrS family protein: MIALFKHPVWAMAFRPFYSLAALYGALSVLLWGFGYQGTPELPGMYWHAHEMIWGYAGLVVIAFLLTAVATWTSQPPTRGGVLAGLAAFWLLARICAFIPGWGAAASGIFGTVFFWYGAVCMALPVFRTKNTRNYVAVFAIFVLGGTHAAFHRQLSPFDPAALLTGLQSGLIMVAGFIGLIGTRIISFFTSKRLNVAQIPSPQWVMHATLWLPMLTAMLMAHQILPAVAALFAFAAGAIGLIQVYRWWYKDVLKEPMLWILFAGYFFTALGLAAIGASYLNANFLRLGVHLIGVGGIGVLTLGMMARTALGHTGNPIYPPPKSVPVAFWLMIAATLVRILATFVSGTAYTHSIRCSAALFAAALLVYAWKYIPWLIRPRADGRPG; encoded by the coding sequence ATGATCGCTTTGTTCAAACACCCTGTCTGGGCAATGGCATTCCGCCCGTTTTACTCGCTGGCCGCGCTTTACGGCGCGCTGTCGGTGCTGCTTTGGGGCTTCGGCTATCAAGGCACGCCCGAGCTGCCCGGAATGTACTGGCACGCGCACGAAATGATTTGGGGCTATGCAGGCCTGGTCGTCATCGCCTTCCTGCTCACCGCCGTCGCCACTTGGACCAGCCAGCCGCCCACGCGCGGCGGCGTGTTGGCGGGGCTGGCGGCGTTTTGGCTGCTGGCGCGGATTTGCGCTTTTATCCCCGGCTGGGGCGCGGCGGCAAGCGGCATTTTCGGCACGGTATTTTTCTGGTACGGCGCGGTTTGCATGGCGCTGCCGGTGTTCCGCACCAAAAATACGCGCAACTATGTCGCCGTGTTTGCCATTTTCGTTTTGGGCGGCACACACGCCGCGTTCCACCGCCAACTCAGCCCGTTCGACCCCGCCGCGCTGCTGACCGGTCTGCAATCGGGGTTAATTATGGTCGCAGGCTTTATCGGCCTCATCGGCACACGGATTATCTCGTTTTTCACTTCCAAACGCCTGAACGTCGCGCAAATCCCCAGCCCGCAATGGGTCATGCACGCCACACTGTGGCTGCCGATGCTGACCGCCATGCTGATGGCGCACCAAATCCTGCCCGCCGTGGCCGCGCTGTTTGCCTTCGCCGCAGGCGCAATCGGCCTGATTCAGGTGTACCGCTGGTGGTATAAAGACGTTTTGAAAGAACCGATGCTGTGGATTTTATTTGCCGGCTACTTCTTTACCGCGCTGGGTCTGGCAGCAATCGGCGCATCCTATCTCAACGCAAATTTCCTGCGCCTCGGCGTCCACCTCATCGGCGTCGGCGGCATCGGCGTACTCACGCTGGGCATGATGGCGCGCACCGCACTGGGGCACACCGGCAACCCGATCTACCCGCCGCCCAAATCCGTGCCCGTCGCCTTTTGGCTGATGATCGCCGCCACATTGGTGCGCATCCTCGCCACCTTCGTCAGCGGCACGGCCTACACCCACAGCATCCGCTGTTCCGCCGCCCTCTTCGCCGCCGCGCTGCTGGTTTACGCATGGAAATACATCCCCTGGCTGATCCGCCCGCGCGCCGACGGCCGCCCGGGTTAA